From Arthrobacter sp. FW306-2-2C-D06B, a single genomic window includes:
- a CDS encoding universal stress protein codes for MDQHGKHSESHRPETEGNREEPSIAPGGIVVGVDGSEHGQCALIWAAREAERRQLPLHVVTAYSVPIFAASGLDGGYATVDDSVIRDGAEAIVKQALEKVSGYAIDVDGSVENGDASGVLLDLSETAELLVFGTRGRGGFVGRLLGSVSSALPAHSKCPTVTVPLFCADRLGETTEDKHIKAERAKAGSRVIENVVAVGVDGSEQARVAVLEAAEQAERMGAKLRVICAVPEYSGSLAWVPAPLDREALFKDIRVQLDAGLAWLKSHFPNLPAETQLVDGSPVEVLVEVSRSVELVVLGTRGRGGFAGMLLGSTSDGVLHHAKGPVLVVPDREDPRLADRANFGPMLAA; via the coding sequence ATGGACCAGCACGGCAAACACTCTGAGAGCCATAGACCAGAGACCGAAGGCAACAGGGAGGAACCATCCATTGCCCCGGGCGGGATTGTGGTGGGCGTTGACGGCAGCGAACACGGCCAATGCGCCCTCATTTGGGCCGCTCGCGAGGCCGAACGCAGGCAGCTTCCCCTGCATGTAGTCACGGCTTACTCCGTGCCCATCTTCGCGGCTTCCGGCCTGGACGGCGGCTATGCAACAGTGGATGACTCCGTGATCCGGGACGGCGCCGAAGCAATCGTCAAGCAGGCCCTCGAGAAGGTTTCCGGCTACGCCATCGACGTTGATGGATCGGTGGAGAACGGAGATGCCTCCGGCGTGCTGCTCGATCTGTCCGAAACGGCCGAGCTCCTTGTCTTCGGCACCCGGGGACGCGGAGGGTTCGTAGGCAGGCTCCTGGGCTCCGTGAGCAGTGCCCTGCCGGCGCACTCCAAGTGCCCCACCGTGACAGTCCCGCTCTTCTGCGCGGACCGATTGGGGGAAACCACAGAGGACAAGCACATCAAGGCCGAGCGCGCGAAGGCCGGTTCACGCGTGATCGAAAACGTCGTCGCAGTCGGCGTGGACGGCTCCGAACAGGCCCGCGTTGCCGTCTTGGAAGCCGCAGAGCAGGCCGAACGCATGGGCGCAAAGCTGCGCGTCATCTGCGCCGTACCCGAGTACAGCGGTTCCTTGGCGTGGGTTCCGGCGCCCCTGGACCGCGAGGCACTCTTCAAGGACATCAGGGTACAGCTCGATGCAGGCCTGGCGTGGCTCAAGAGCCATTTCCCCAACCTTCCAGCGGAAACTCAACTAGTTGATGGTTCGCCCGTGGAAGTTCTCGTGGAAGTGAGCCGCAGCGTCGAACTCGTGGTGCTGGGCACGCGCGGGCGGGGAGGCTTCGCAGGAATGCTCCTCGGATCGACGTCGGATGGAGTCCTCCACCATGCCAAAGGGCCCGTGCTGGTTGTTCCCGACCGCGAGGACCCCAGGCTGGCGGACCGCGCCAACTTCGGTCCGATGCTCGCCGCATAA